A region from the Blastocatellia bacterium genome encodes:
- a CDS encoding DUF4394 domain-containing protein — protein MRKKSLPRYALIILVFLIAWPFGTSRVPAVVSLSPHTAYAVDWDGNLIEFNTHTLDVRVIGPTLPFAELDFRVSDGRLYGVADKETPQLYWISLQTGVSTPVSAPFEQPLPGDVFGFDFNPASDRLRIVSDADANWRIDVGSGRLWQDGRLHYEDGRKANIVAIAHGHNHGPSPREEVVPCYGIDALHDTLVLLDPPGDGMVRTVGPLGVDVGPLTHFDIAGHDTAYLVTVLPGERWSTLFEVNLETGRAEKVGQIQARGPLRAFALELEH, from the coding sequence ATGAGGAAGAAATCCCTTCCGCGATATGCCTTGATCATCCTTGTCTTTTTGATCGCCTGGCCCTTTGGGACGTCTCGGGTCCCGGCGGTTGTTTCTCTCTCACCCCACACTGCTTATGCGGTGGATTGGGACGGAAATCTCATCGAGTTCAATACGCACACATTAGACGTGCGTGTGATCGGGCCCACGCTCCCCTTCGCGGAGCTTGACTTTCGGGTCTCCGATGGTCGGCTCTACGGGGTCGCCGACAAAGAAACTCCGCAGCTTTACTGGATCTCTCTGCAAACGGGAGTGTCAACGCCAGTAAGCGCTCCTTTCGAACAACCCCTGCCTGGAGACGTTTTTGGTTTTGATTTCAATCCCGCCTCCGATCGCCTGCGCATTGTCAGCGATGCGGACGCGAACTGGCGGATTGATGTCGGATCGGGTCGCCTCTGGCAGGACGGCCGCTTGCATTACGAAGATGGGAGAAAGGCGAACATTGTGGCCATCGCACACGGTCATAATCACGGGCCATCTCCGCGAGAGGAAGTGGTTCCCTGCTATGGGATTGATGCCCTGCACGATACCCTGGTCCTCCTGGATCCCCCAGGGGATGGAATGGTGCGCACCGTAGGCCCTTTAGGGGTGGATGTCGGACCTTTGACCCACTTCGACATCGCTGGGCACGACACGGCCTATCTGGTCACGGTCTTGCCCGGCGAGCGCTGGAGTACCCTCTTCGAGGTGAACCTGGAGACGGGTCGAGCAGAGAAGGTCGGACAGATTCAAGCACGGGGACCGCTCCGCGCTTTCGCGCTTGAGCTTGAGCACTGA
- a CDS encoding TonB-dependent receptor yields MFLRHVLIVLTISIGVAPGIVSAQVWGTLAGQVLTRLDRRPLSDVSVEVENVETGERNRSVTDEMGRFTFQRLVPGHYRFSAAAAGLRPEQRIFRLAPRELLVLDILLEVEPLREAVTVEAPAASPPQGSPGGTVVEGKRIAALPEPIQTHLPETIAALVPGAVRSHDDLVHVRGSELALNAMLNGVFFWENPHALFSAGLDPGIIESVNVVTGPFSAEYGNRLGGVLDIVTKSGFGHPSGGAVTLSAGTTLRNHATVEYGGQRGRFGYYGRVMGWQSARFLSPPERDAHHDLGRGLRTFLQFDVQPSARDLLRFTLMGNGLNFEIPNTAEEERYGRDLRQHGREQTLIAVWDRVVSPRATTHIAFYQRVSRTKLFPSFDPRSVWAQYSRQLDTLGVKADVAYVNSPHGMKMGVDVVSLRPRETLVLDPTTYDRYCARYDLFCLEFFHTTWQAEKRGRQVSAYFQDRLRVRPWLTLDAGLRLDAHRLVTRSNQWSPRIGLSLFIPKTEAIFHLSYNRFFVPPPVEAILLSSAKPGDLVRDYARVPARPVLSERAHQFHVGISRTWVESLRVDVMTFYRVGDLPVHTVRFPGLWIFPYVNFDQERVMGAELSVEIPRLKRIGLSGFFNYSASRAYYYNPVRGGFTAVTHGEGRFLAPFDQTHTGTAGIIYSPQRRGFWTGVWIEYGSGTPIHHGGGHTHTHDGTAGATAPSPQRVPWHLVMNLSMGIDLLRRSRSRVALQWAIENVTNNVYVVARESLFTPGQFALPRQVSASVKVSF; encoded by the coding sequence ATGTTCCTTCGCCACGTTCTTATAGTTCTCACCATCAGCATTGGTGTTGCCCCTGGGATTGTCTCAGCTCAAGTGTGGGGAACGCTCGCCGGGCAAGTACTAACCAGGCTGGATCGTCGCCCGCTGTCAGACGTCTCTGTTGAGGTTGAGAATGTGGAGACTGGCGAACGAAATCGCTCGGTCACTGACGAAATGGGGCGTTTCACCTTCCAGCGCCTTGTTCCGGGCCATTATCGCTTCAGCGCCGCCGCTGCGGGACTTCGACCCGAACAGCGAATCTTCAGGCTCGCTCCCCGCGAACTGCTTGTGCTCGACATCCTGCTGGAAGTTGAACCTCTGCGCGAAGCTGTGACTGTCGAGGCCCCCGCGGCTTCCCCGCCTCAAGGATCTCCAGGTGGGACTGTTGTTGAGGGGAAGCGAATCGCTGCTCTCCCGGAGCCTATTCAAACTCACCTTCCCGAGACCATAGCGGCCCTCGTCCCCGGAGCCGTACGAAGTCATGATGACCTCGTTCATGTCCGAGGGAGTGAGCTGGCGCTCAACGCGATGCTCAACGGCGTCTTTTTCTGGGAAAATCCCCACGCCCTTTTCTCGGCTGGTCTCGATCCGGGGATTATTGAATCCGTGAACGTCGTCACCGGCCCATTTTCCGCGGAGTATGGGAATCGCCTCGGGGGCGTTCTGGACATCGTTACCAAGTCGGGATTCGGGCACCCTTCCGGAGGAGCCGTGACGCTCAGCGCGGGAACGACGCTCCGAAATCACGCGACCGTTGAATATGGTGGACAGCGGGGACGTTTTGGTTATTACGGTCGGGTCATGGGGTGGCAGTCGGCGCGATTCCTGAGCCCACCAGAACGCGATGCCCATCACGATCTCGGACGTGGGCTTCGCACCTTTCTTCAGTTCGATGTCCAACCCAGCGCGCGCGACCTCTTGCGCTTCACCCTCATGGGGAACGGACTCAATTTTGAAATCCCCAACACGGCCGAGGAGGAGCGCTACGGCCGCGACCTGCGCCAGCACGGGCGTGAACAGACGTTGATCGCCGTATGGGATCGCGTCGTCTCTCCCCGCGCCACTACTCACATAGCCTTCTATCAACGGGTCAGTCGCACGAAACTCTTTCCTTCGTTTGATCCGCGCTCGGTCTGGGCACAATACTCCCGCCAGTTGGACACGCTCGGCGTCAAGGCCGATGTCGCCTACGTGAATTCTCCTCACGGAATGAAGATGGGAGTGGACGTCGTCTCGCTGCGTCCGCGCGAGACGCTTGTTCTGGATCCGACCACCTATGACCGCTACTGCGCCCGTTATGATCTTTTCTGTCTTGAGTTCTTCCACACGACGTGGCAAGCGGAAAAGCGAGGCCGACAGGTGAGCGCTTACTTCCAGGATCGCCTTCGGGTGAGGCCATGGCTGACGCTGGATGCAGGGCTTCGACTCGATGCCCACCGCCTCGTCACTCGTTCAAACCAATGGAGTCCCCGCATCGGCTTATCCCTTTTCATCCCAAAGACGGAAGCTATCTTTCACCTGAGTTACAATCGTTTCTTCGTCCCTCCGCCAGTGGAAGCAATCCTTCTGTCCAGCGCTAAGCCTGGCGACCTCGTTCGCGATTATGCGCGTGTGCCCGCTCGTCCGGTACTTTCTGAGAGGGCTCACCAGTTCCATGTCGGCATCAGCCGAACGTGGGTCGAGAGCCTTCGCGTTGACGTCATGACGTTTTATCGGGTGGGTGATCTCCCTGTCCACACTGTTCGGTTCCCGGGACTGTGGATCTTCCCCTATGTCAATTTCGATCAAGAGCGCGTGATGGGAGCCGAGCTTTCGGTAGAGATCCCGCGGCTGAAGAGAATTGGTCTGTCGGGATTCTTCAATTATTCCGCCTCACGCGCCTACTATTACAATCCGGTGAGAGGGGGATTCACCGCGGTCACCCACGGCGAAGGGCGATTCCTCGCGCCCTTCGATCAGACGCATACGGGGACGGCCGGCATCATCTATTCTCCGCAGCGACGCGGATTCTGGACGGGTGTGTGGATCGAATATGGAAGCGGGACACCCATCCATCACGGAGGAGGACATACCCATACCCACGATGGTACCGCAGGAGCAACTGCTCCTTCTCCGCAACGTGTGCCGTGGCATCTGGTTATGAACCTCAGCATGGGGATTGATTTGCTCCGGCGTTCGCGCTCTAGAGTTGCCCTCCAATGGGCCATCGAAAATGTCACAAATAACGTCTACGTCGTGGCACGCGAAAGTCTGTTCACGCCGGGGCAGTTTGCCCTTCCCCGTCAGGTTTCGGCTTCCGTGAAGGTTTCTTTCTGA
- a CDS encoding cbb3-type cytochrome c oxidase subunit I: MAEGVVISPAWSEMEQQGWKRLTGTWIMVMLLLFPILLLLGAFMRTVQANLWPTLPPEWFYAVMTLHGLGMVGTWFVGAMAAVSYVLTQYVRPSRVISWAALGATLLGVLMLLATTLIGRFGVGWYFLYPLPFYSGGYWPPWATWTFLFALTILGVGWTIWAVDLLRAIAQRYSLRAALAWHYIRGKTEPEIPPAVLITTVSLISALSGFLAAVVILVLSFLEWAGTGFTNDALLMKNLIFFFGHVLVNITMYLGVVLIYDVLPQYSERPWKTNRLVAISWNTVLFLVLFAYFHHLYMDFVQPKWMQVFGQVASYFISVPAAVVTIFSTLLLVYGASMQWTLSSLLMYLGVMGWAIGGVAAVIDSTIAVNLRFHNTLWVPAHFHTYYLMGVVLMLLGFAAHFGREVSGRPENGRLAKLIAALFVIGGYGFLSMFYLGGAHSVPRRYAVYPQEVIQGVDYARIALGFIAVLLLGVLLYLWETGRRCALAFRTSEPS, from the coding sequence ATGGCGGAAGGGGTTGTCATCTCACCCGCGTGGTCGGAGATGGAGCAACAAGGATGGAAACGGTTGACTGGCACATGGATAATGGTGATGTTGCTTCTGTTTCCGATCCTCCTGCTCCTTGGTGCCTTCATGCGAACCGTTCAGGCGAATCTATGGCCCACGCTGCCGCCGGAATGGTTTTATGCCGTCATGACCCTCCATGGGTTGGGGATGGTTGGGACGTGGTTTGTGGGCGCGATGGCGGCAGTGAGTTACGTCCTGACTCAATATGTGCGTCCCAGCCGGGTCATCTCCTGGGCGGCATTGGGAGCCACGCTCCTGGGCGTCCTGATGCTTCTGGCCACGACGCTCATCGGGCGATTTGGCGTAGGATGGTACTTCCTCTACCCGCTTCCTTTTTACTCGGGGGGATACTGGCCCCCGTGGGCGACGTGGACTTTCCTCTTTGCCCTGACGATCCTGGGCGTGGGGTGGACGATATGGGCGGTTGATCTCCTGCGAGCGATCGCGCAACGGTATTCGTTGCGGGCGGCTTTGGCCTGGCACTATATCCGCGGGAAGACCGAGCCGGAGATCCCCCCGGCTGTTTTGATCACCACGGTCAGCCTGATTTCGGCCCTCTCTGGTTTCCTCGCGGCAGTGGTCATTCTCGTGCTCTCGTTCCTGGAATGGGCGGGGACTGGATTCACCAACGATGCCCTCCTCATGAAGAATCTCATCTTCTTCTTCGGGCACGTCTTGGTCAACATCACGATGTATCTCGGCGTCGTCCTCATCTATGACGTTCTTCCTCAATACAGTGAGCGGCCTTGGAAGACGAATCGCCTGGTGGCGATCTCATGGAACACGGTGTTGTTTTTGGTCCTCTTCGCTTACTTCCACCACCTCTACATGGACTTCGTGCAACCGAAGTGGATGCAGGTCTTCGGACAGGTGGCCTCCTACTTCATCTCGGTGCCGGCGGCCGTGGTGACCATCTTCAGCACGCTCCTGTTAGTCTATGGGGCCTCCATGCAGTGGACGCTCAGCTCGCTCCTGATGTATCTGGGCGTCATGGGATGGGCCATCGGCGGCGTGGCGGCCGTCATTGATTCGACGATTGCCGTGAACCTGCGGTTCCACAATACGCTCTGGGTGCCGGCCCACTTCCACACATACTACTTGATGGGAGTCGTACTCATGCTCTTGGGGTTTGCGGCTCACTTCGGACGCGAGGTGAGCGGGCGACCCGAGAACGGCCGGCTCGCGAAGCTGATCGCCGCACTCTTTGTGATCGGAGGATACGGTTTCCTCTCGATGTTCTATCTCGGTGGAGCGCATTCAGTTCCGCGACGCTACGCCGTATATCCGCAGGAGGTCATACAGGGAGTGGACTACGCGCGGATCGCGCTCGGATTCATTGCCGTCCTGTTGTTGGGCGTCCTGCTCTACCTTTGGGAGACGGGGAGGCGATGCGCCCTCGCCTTTCGCACATCGGAGCCATCGTGA
- a CDS encoding SCO family protein gives MRAAILAGTFLIPPVVMAQVVGEKSNSPPNEGRYLYRPVPDILVRSWRERSFRLSELWRERPILLTLIFTRCAGVCSPLLRSLKAAAASVGGAGRDYTLLVLSFDARDTTSDMAELAEHLELSKDQAWIFGIAPAQDIAQLIQATGFWFEWEEASRQYDHPAMVIGIRDGRIVRFLIGGAVSPVRLQEVVREMRGEFVPAYPLPRRNVLFRCFQYDPTTGRWKPDWGFVLLLIPGMMTILATAWIFRRGRKHRAREDRARESP, from the coding sequence GTGAGAGCCGCGATCTTGGCCGGGACGTTCCTGATCCCGCCTGTTGTGATGGCTCAGGTCGTGGGGGAGAAGTCGAATTCCCCGCCCAACGAAGGGCGGTACCTCTACAGGCCCGTTCCGGACATCCTCGTTCGCTCCTGGCGCGAGAGGTCCTTCCGCTTATCCGAGCTCTGGCGGGAGCGGCCGATACTTTTGACTCTCATCTTCACACGATGCGCGGGAGTATGTTCTCCTCTGCTCCGGTCCCTTAAAGCGGCTGCCGCCTCCGTCGGAGGAGCGGGACGGGATTATACGCTCCTTGTCCTGAGCTTCGACGCCCGCGATACCACCTCGGATATGGCGGAGCTGGCGGAGCATCTGGAACTCTCGAAGGATCAAGCGTGGATTTTCGGAATCGCGCCGGCCCAAGACATCGCTCAATTGATCCAGGCGACGGGATTCTGGTTCGAGTGGGAGGAGGCTTCGCGCCAATACGATCACCCGGCTATGGTGATCGGCATCCGCGATGGGCGCATCGTGCGGTTCCTGATCGGAGGAGCCGTCTCCCCCGTCCGCCTGCAGGAGGTTGTTCGGGAGATGCGCGGAGAGTTCGTCCCCGCATATCCCCTCCCTCGCCGCAACGTCCTCTTCCGATGTTTTCAATATGATCCGACGACCGGGCGATGGAAGCCGGATTGGGGATTCGTCCTCCTGCTCATCCCCGGAATGATGACGATCCTCGCCACAGCCTGGATTTTCCGGCGAGGGCGAAAGCATCGCGCCCGGGAAGATCGAGCGAGAGAGTCGCCCTGA
- the bcp gene encoding thioredoxin-dependent thiol peroxidase — protein MATKLKTGDVAPDFELLDQKGERRRLSDFRGRWVVLYFYPKDNTPGCTKEACGFRDLFPKFQRRKIAIIGISTDSVRSHEKFAEKYDLPFILLADEEKAVVRAYGAWGQKSFMGRTTMGTHRISFLVDPEGRIAKIYDRVKPETHAEEVLRDLEELRKTG, from the coding sequence ATGGCGACAAAGTTGAAGACGGGGGATGTGGCTCCGGATTTTGAGTTGTTGGATCAAAAGGGGGAGCGGCGACGGCTGTCGGACTTTCGGGGGCGATGGGTCGTCCTCTACTTCTACCCGAAGGACAATACGCCCGGTTGCACGAAGGAAGCCTGCGGCTTCCGCGATCTCTTCCCGAAGTTTCAACGGCGAAAGATAGCGATCATCGGCATCAGCACGGACTCGGTCCGCAGCCACGAGAAGTTCGCCGAGAAGTATGACCTCCCCTTCATCTTGCTTGCTGATGAGGAGAAGGCGGTCGTCCGCGCCTACGGCGCCTGGGGGCAGAAGTCCTTCATGGGACGCACGACGATGGGCACGCATCGGATCTCGTTCCTCGTGGATCCGGAAGGGCGTATCGCCAAAATCTACGATCGGGTGAAACCGGAGACGCACGCCGAGGAAGTCTTGCGGGACCTCGAAGAGTTGAGGAAAACCGGCTGA
- a CDS encoding sigma-54 dependent transcriptional regulator, producing MKQAKILLLDLDLVGGLGDTLRGILQSSVRQDVQLRQVSVGFWGVTVGDGDLSRAVSGFNPDVVFLVLPLNLLKHAGTLFQSVREELLDSPIIVVMEAGEPDEVFKLLRLGASDFITPPLKATDIFPRVWRLLEKSHRREGLTCTLRERRGLKQLVGMSPAFLAEIQKIPLVAKCSASVLISGETGTGKELCARAIHYLSPRAGKPFIPVSCGAIPVELVENELFGHERGAFTGASRTQFGLIREADGGTLFLDEIDCLPLPAQAKLLRFLQEKEYRPLGGTKIVKADVRVIAATNINLEEAVSNGKLRQDLYYRLNVISITLPPLRERREDIPLLARHFLAKYAAEFNKPVTDFSGDAMHRLMLYDWPGNVRELEHVVERAVVLSEQPVIRAADIILPRLEVTRREVSFREAKAKVVAQFERTYIQGLLRAYHGNVTKAAQAAGKNRRAFWQLMRKHGIVAQSFKPRVPEDLVC from the coding sequence ATGAAACAAGCAAAAATATTGTTGCTTGATTTGGACTTGGTGGGAGGCTTGGGGGACACACTGCGCGGGATTCTCCAATCCTCTGTCCGTCAAGACGTTCAGCTCCGGCAGGTTTCTGTCGGATTCTGGGGAGTTACTGTGGGCGATGGTGATCTGTCCAGAGCCGTCTCGGGCTTTAATCCAGACGTGGTTTTCCTTGTCTTGCCTCTGAACTTGCTGAAGCACGCCGGGACACTGTTTCAGTCCGTGAGAGAAGAACTGCTGGATTCGCCGATCATTGTCGTTATGGAAGCGGGTGAGCCAGACGAGGTGTTTAAGTTGCTCAGACTTGGAGCGTCCGACTTTATTACTCCACCGCTGAAGGCTACTGACATCTTCCCGCGCGTCTGGCGATTGCTGGAAAAGTCTCACCGGAGGGAGGGGCTGACCTGCACGCTGAGAGAAAGGCGTGGATTGAAGCAACTGGTCGGGATGAGCCCTGCGTTCCTTGCGGAAATACAAAAAATCCCCCTGGTGGCCAAGTGCAGTGCGAGTGTCCTGATCTCGGGAGAAACAGGAACAGGAAAGGAGTTGTGTGCCCGGGCGATCCATTACCTCAGCCCGCGGGCAGGTAAACCTTTCATCCCCGTCAGTTGCGGAGCGATCCCGGTAGAGTTGGTGGAGAACGAATTATTCGGACACGAGCGGGGCGCTTTCACGGGGGCCTCTCGCACACAGTTTGGCCTCATTCGCGAGGCCGACGGGGGCACCCTGTTTTTGGACGAGATTGATTGTCTTCCACTCCCGGCCCAGGCCAAACTCTTGCGGTTTCTCCAGGAGAAAGAGTACCGACCACTGGGCGGTACGAAGATTGTTAAGGCGGATGTACGCGTCATCGCAGCAACGAATATCAACCTTGAGGAGGCGGTGAGCAACGGGAAACTGCGCCAGGATCTTTACTATCGGTTAAACGTGATCTCAATCACACTGCCACCGTTGCGAGAGCGGCGAGAGGACATCCCGCTTCTCGCTCGCCATTTCCTGGCCAAGTATGCGGCCGAGTTCAACAAGCCTGTGACCGATTTCTCCGGGGACGCCATGCATAGGCTCATGCTCTATGACTGGCCGGGCAATGTGCGGGAACTAGAGCACGTGGTCGAGCGAGCCGTGGTGCTCTCGGAGCAACCGGTCATCCGAGCTGCTGACATCATCTTACCACGGTTGGAAGTCACCAGGCGCGAAGTATCATTCCGGGAAGCGAAAGCCAAGGTCGTCGCACAATTCGAGAGAACCTACATTCAGGGGCTTTTGCGGGCCTATCACGGCAATGTTACTAAAGCGGCCCAGGCGGCGGGGAAGAATCGGCGGGCGTTTTGGCAACTGATGCGCAAGCATGGGATCGTTGCGCAAAGCTTCAAGCCCAGGGTCCCAGAAGACCTTGTCTGTTGA
- a CDS encoding GntR family transcriptional regulator: MGDMIRDAVSAGTLKPRDRLAEGKLAKELGVGLSPGSDALCQFEQPGLVTRCSNRGTVVTQLRPTEVNQIF, from the coding sequence GTGGGTGACATGATCCGGGATGCGGTGTCTGCGGGAACCCTCAAGCCCCGGGACCGGCTGGCCGAAGGCAAACTGGCCAAGGAGCTTGGCGTTGGCCTCTCCCCAGGTAGTGATGCCCTCTGTCAGTTTGAGCAACCGGGACTCGTGACACGTTGCTCGAATCGAGGGACTGTGGTGACCCAACTCAGGCCCACCGAAGTCAACCAAATCTTCTGA
- the gltS gene encoding sodium/glutamate symporter, with protein MELPINLKLDIIQSLALASLVLMLGTWVKRRMTMLDRLNIPAAVVGGLLCSLLLLTLRGRVLNLEADTTLRDLFMIAFFTTIGFGASLQLLRIGGVQVLLYFGLATVVAVAQNAIGIGIAQAFGLHPLLGIIAGSVSLAGGPATSLAFGPTFEQLGVAGATTLGLASATFGITLGGLIGGPVGTHLIHRHRLLAAPSSRKAPAFDPILEVPSANELKDEVAALSEEGAERSEVLHSILLIALAMGIGTVISQWFNAHRIVLPAYIGAMLVAALLRNLDDRFKFVRLLPSQIEAIGNISLSIFIAMALMNLRLWELVRLALPLVVILVAQVILVLLVSYTISFYLMGRDYDSAVMAGGFVGFMLGTTANAMACMDALVQKFGPAPRAYLVVPIVGAFLIDFTNALIITTMSNLFQ; from the coding sequence ATGGAGCTGCCGATCAACCTGAAGCTGGACATCATTCAATCGCTGGCGCTGGCCAGCCTGGTGCTGATGCTGGGCACCTGGGTGAAACGCCGAATGACGATGCTCGACCGACTCAACATTCCCGCAGCAGTTGTCGGAGGGCTTTTGTGTTCGTTGCTGCTTCTGACGCTCCGAGGACGGGTGCTCAATCTGGAGGCCGATACCACGCTTCGCGACTTATTCATGATCGCCTTTTTCACGACCATCGGCTTTGGCGCAAGCCTTCAACTGCTGAGAATTGGTGGCGTACAGGTGCTCCTCTACTTTGGCCTGGCGACGGTCGTCGCCGTGGCGCAAAACGCCATCGGGATCGGGATCGCTCAAGCGTTCGGTCTGCATCCGCTGTTGGGCATTATCGCCGGATCGGTGAGCTTGGCTGGTGGGCCCGCGACGAGCCTGGCCTTCGGCCCAACGTTCGAGCAGTTGGGAGTTGCCGGGGCGACGACGCTTGGACTCGCGTCAGCCACCTTCGGCATCACGCTTGGCGGCTTGATCGGCGGCCCGGTCGGCACTCACTTGATTCACCGGCATCGGCTGCTGGCTGCGCCGTCATCGCGAAAAGCCCCGGCGTTTGATCCGATTCTCGAAGTTCCGTCGGCGAACGAACTCAAAGACGAGGTCGCCGCGCTCAGCGAAGAAGGCGCGGAGCGGTCGGAGGTGCTTCATAGCATTCTGCTCATCGCCCTGGCAATGGGCATCGGCACTGTCATCAGCCAGTGGTTCAACGCACACCGCATCGTGCTGCCAGCCTACATCGGCGCGATGCTCGTGGCGGCGCTCTTGCGCAACCTGGATGATCGGTTCAAATTCGTCCGCCTCCTGCCATCCCAAATCGAAGCCATCGGCAACATCTCGCTCTCGATCTTCATTGCCATGGCGCTGATGAATTTGAGATTGTGGGAGCTGGTGAGATTAGCCCTGCCGCTCGTTGTGATCCTGGTAGCGCAAGTGATCCTTGTCCTTTTGGTCTCCTACACCATCTCGTTTTATTTGATGGGCCGGGATTACGACTCAGCGGTGATGGCTGGCGGTTTCGTCGGCTTCATGTTGGGAACGACGGCCAACGCGATGGCATGCATGGATGCGCTCGTCCAGAAGTTCGGTCCGGCCCCGCGAGCGTACCTGGTCGTCCCCATTGTCGGTGCATTTCTGATTGATTTCACTAACGCCCTGATCATCACCACGATGTCGAACCTCTTCCAGTGA
- a CDS encoding Rid family detoxifying hydrolase produces MSEKRRNRNVTRRKFLGQAVGGTAATAVALPLTGSVQRPRQRVGKKVIYKAGEKPEPNRVYSSGIQFGQLLFVSGQGAHDPETRRLVEGPFSNQVRRCLENVKMVLEAAGSSLDRVLKCTVFLTDIAKFQEMNEVYRTFFPTDPPARTTVAVTALPGNSPIEIECIAYVE; encoded by the coding sequence ATGAGCGAGAAGCGAAGGAATCGAAACGTCACGCGTCGCAAATTCCTGGGTCAGGCCGTGGGTGGGACGGCCGCTACAGCCGTGGCTCTTCCTCTGACCGGTTCCGTCCAGAGACCGAGGCAGAGAGTCGGCAAGAAAGTCATCTACAAAGCAGGTGAGAAGCCTGAACCCAATCGGGTCTATAGCTCCGGAATTCAGTTCGGTCAACTGCTCTTTGTCTCCGGCCAGGGGGCTCACGACCCGGAGACGCGCAGACTCGTCGAGGGACCGTTCTCCAACCAGGTGCGTCGCTGTCTTGAGAATGTCAAAATGGTGTTGGAGGCGGCAGGTTCTTCGCTTGACCGCGTGCTGAAGTGCACGGTCTTTTTGACCGACATCGCCAAGTTTCAGGAGATGAACGAGGTCTATCGCACGTTTTTCCCGACCGATCCTCCAGCGCGTACGACTGTAGCCGTCACGGCACTGCCGGGAAATTCGCCCATCGAAATCGAGTGCATCGCTTATGTGGAGTGA
- a CDS encoding serine hydrolase domain-containing protein produces MTNRRFLLIVACLLLSVASVAAQTDRVDAYVRYMMERFHIPGLAMAVVKDGQVIAAKGYGRASLELDVPVTPETVFEIGSITKQFTAAAIMLLVEEGKVRLDDKISTYLPGLPETWSSVTVRHLLTHTSGIKSYTSVMDFLTLCRNDHTSDEIIRMVSGFPLEFQPGEKWAYSNTGYYLLGLIIEKASGRSYWDFLDERIFKPLGMTATRSSEPKAIIPHRARGYSWMGDRYVNIDPLTTTAAGAAGAIVSTVLDMARWDAALYTERVLKRSSLDQMWTPATLTSGQTTDYGFGWRVGEIRGHRFVQHGGGTPGFRSHFLRLPDDRLTIIILTNRGGSTPAGSIAQGIARLYLPDLREEPIEDKDPTTTAMSKNVLLALRNGTLDPDLFTAEARAALFPDQVKEMRELLEPAGRLRSFHLLERKDEGRLRHYRYRASFEKESWILTLTQNVEGKIEALNLWIE; encoded by the coding sequence ATGACGAATCGGAGATTCCTGCTCATTGTCGCTTGCCTGCTTCTTTCGGTCGCGTCGGTCGCTGCACAGACCGACAGAGTGGACGCCTATGTCCGATACATGATGGAGCGATTTCACATTCCGGGTCTGGCGATGGCCGTGGTCAAGGATGGTCAGGTCATCGCGGCCAAAGGCTATGGTCGAGCGAGCCTCGAACTCGACGTGCCCGTGACGCCAGAGACCGTCTTTGAGATTGGTTCCATCACCAAGCAGTTCACGGCGGCAGCCATCATGCTGCTTGTCGAAGAAGGCAAAGTCCGATTGGACGACAAAATCAGCACCTATCTTCCGGGGCTTCCTGAAACTTGGTCCAGCGTGACGGTGCGACACCTGCTCACACACACATCGGGGATCAAAAGTTACACCTCGGTGATGGACTTCCTCACGCTCTGTCGAAACGATCACACGTCCGATGAGATCATCCGAATGGTGTCGGGATTTCCGCTGGAGTTTCAACCGGGCGAGAAGTGGGCCTACAGCAACACGGGCTATTACCTGCTCGGCCTTATCATCGAGAAGGCAAGTGGCAGATCCTACTGGGACTTTCTCGATGAGCGCATCTTCAAACCGCTGGGGATGACCGCGACGCGAAGCAGCGAGCCAAAAGCAATCATCCCTCATCGCGCGCGGGGTTATAGCTGGATGGGAGATCGTTATGTGAACATAGACCCGCTGACCACGACCGCAGCCGGAGCGGCCGGAGCCATCGTCTCGACGGTCCTGGACATGGCCAGGTGGGATGCGGCGCTGTACACCGAACGTGTGCTCAAGAGATCGAGCCTGGACCAGATGTGGACACCGGCCACGCTCACGAGCGGTCAGACGACCGATTATGGCTTCGGCTGGCGCGTGGGCGAAATTCGCGGTCACCGGTTCGTCCAGCATGGCGGCGGCACGCCCGGATTTCGCAGTCATTTTCTTCGCCTGCCGGATGACCGCCTCACCATCATCATCTTGACCAATCGCGGCGGTTCAACGCCCGCCGGCAGCATCGCGCAGGGCATCGCTCGCCTCTATCTGCCCGACTTGAGAGAAGAACCGATTGAAGACAAGGATCCGACGACGACGGCGATGTCCAAAAACGTACTGCTTGCTCTCAGAAACGGAACTCTCGATCCCGACCTGTTCACGGCGGAAGCGCGGGCCGCGCTCTTCCCCGACCAAGTTAAAGAAATGCGCGAGCTGCTCGAACCGGCAGGCAGGCTGCGATCCTTCCACTTGCTTGAGCGAAAGGACGAAGGTCGGCTGCGCCACTATCGCTATCGCGCCAGCTTCGAGAAGGAGTCGTGGATCCTGACACTCACGCAGAACGTCGAGGGGAAAATCGAGGCGTTGAATCTCTGGATCGAGTAG